The following proteins are encoded in a genomic region of Magnolia sinica isolate HGM2019 chromosome 1, MsV1, whole genome shotgun sequence:
- the LOC131247786 gene encoding uncharacterized protein LOC131247786, with translation MEETEPPFTPTIMSEVMPQRFLIPPIIQYSGSGDPSEHVKAYRSWMQIQTTMDAMMCHGFSINLTGSARSWYMQLKPNSVGSFAELSRLFFTQFISGKKSWKQTTHLFTIKQGPKESLKDFIAHFNEEALQVEDYDDQMVLSAMFSELKEWKFTFSIGKNPPKMLVELVTRAQKYTNAGELSNSCKNIQVAEPSTKGKRLRNEEPQSSNKKSNDYVPCDRRPSRKPEADVEPRDKRKYCRFHHDHSHNTSDCVDLKDEIETLIRKGHLRRYTEEKSAQREEQLSKTVEEPVKIRTIFGGSSSGGDSNRARKAHSRKSDPEHYVHMTERLKKELRVSSCSLTFTKDDACGIQYSHDNTLLVAMTIVNHKVYRILVDIGTWLISSTQRPSKEWGFQGHASDQ, from the exons atggaagagaccgaacctCCCTTCACCCCCACAATCATGAGCGAGGTGATGCCCCAGAGGTTCCTAATACCTCCCATCATCCAGTACTCTGGGAGTGGAGACCCATCCGAACACGTAAAGGCCTATCGCTCGTGGATGCAAATCCAGACGACCATGGATGCAATGATGTGTCATGGCTTTTCGATCAACCTTACTGGATCAGCTCGGAGTTGGTACATGCAACTCAAGCCTAATTCGGTCGGCTCCTTCGCAGAGCTTAGCAGATTGTTCTTTACCCagttcataagtggtaagaagagtTGGAAGCAGACTACTCATTTGTTCACCATCAAACAGGGGCCTAAAGAGTCATTAAAGGACTTCATCGCTCACTTTAATGAAGAGGCATTACAGGTGGAGGATTATGATGACCAAATGGTGCTCTCTGCCATGTTCAGCGAACTAAAAGAGTGGAAGTTTACCTTCTCAATTGGGAAGAACCCACCGAAGATGTTGGTCGAGCTCGTCACCAGAGCTCAGAAATACACTAATGCTGGGGAGTTATCCAACTCTTGCAAAAATATCCAAGTAGCAGAGCCATCAACTAAAGGGAAGAGGCTGAGGAACGAAGAGCCCCAGTCATCCAACAAGAAATCGAACGACTATGTTCCTTGTGATCGTCGCCCGAGCAGGAAGCCTGAGG CCGACGTGGAGCCCCGAGACAAGCGCAAGTATTGCCGGTTCCATCATGACCACAGTCACAACACGAGTGACTGCGTGGATCTCAAGgatgagatcgagaccctcatTCGTAAGGGTCATCTACGTCGATATACTGAGGAGAAATCAGCTCAAAGAGAAGAGCAGCTAAGCAAAACTGTGGAAGAACCGGTCAAAATCCGTACCATCTTTGGCGGTTCGTCCAGTGGAGGAGACTCAAACAGGGCTCGTAAAGCCCACTCTCGGAAGTCCGATCCAGAGCACTACGTCCACATGACCGAGAGGCTGAAGAAAGAGCTCCGAGTCAGTTCCTGCAGCCTGACCTTCACAAAAGATGATGCGTGTGGAATCCAGTATTCGCACGACAATACCTTATTGGTGGCAATGACCATAGTCAACCACAAGGTCTACCGCATCCTGGTCGACATCGGGACTTGGCTGATATCATCTACTCAGAGGCCTTCAAAAGAATGGGGATTCCAAGGTCACGCCTCAGACCAGTGA